From Meiothermus sp., a single genomic window includes:
- a CDS encoding GNAT family N-acetyltransferase, whose amino-acid sequence MELRGPRLLLRSPRLEDAEALFALMSDPELAPLVYWNPHQSLQETYQYLEHLQAKEGFFIIETEGQPAGVIGLHLDWPNKLGETETWLGRPYWGTGLNTEAKVVLFDFAFGPWDLRRIQAIAHVHNPRSQRALEKLGFRREGLLRRWRWIRGEPWDFYMYSLLPEEWIYSRPPIFY is encoded by the coding sequence ATGGAACTGCGCGGCCCCCGCCTTCTGCTCCGCTCGCCCCGCCTCGAGGACGCCGAGGCGCTCTTTGCCCTGATGTCCGATCCCGAGCTGGCCCCCCTTGTCTACTGGAACCCGCACCAGAGCCTCCAGGAAACCTACCAGTACCTGGAGCACCTGCAGGCCAAGGAAGGCTTTTTCATTATCGAAACGGAGGGACAGCCCGCCGGGGTGATAGGGCTGCACCTGGACTGGCCCAACAAGCTGGGCGAGACCGAGACCTGGCTGGGGCGGCCCTACTGGGGGACGGGCCTCAATACCGAGGCCAAGGTAGTACTCTTCGACTTCGCCTTTGGGCCCTGGGACTTGCGCCGTATCCAGGCCATCGCCCACGTGCACAACCCGCGCTCGCAACGGGCGCTGGAGAAGCTGGGCTTTAGGCGCGAGGGTCTTTTGCGCCGCTGGCGCTGGATTCGCGGGGAGCCCTGGGATTTTTACATGTACAGTCTGCTGCCCGAGGAGTGGATCTATAGCCGCCCCCCCATCTTTTACTAG
- a CDS encoding electron transfer flavoprotein subunit alpha/FixB family protein, with protein MILVVLEHDGQRLRKGALEAISRARQLSSLRPIAGVVIGENTQTVAQEAAQYVPVVYAAEVGPYTPEKWAEAAYVAVQKSGARVVIAPGGRQSRTWTARLAYKMKAGLLEDTLETSTDGQHIIGTRYSFLNRVTERQKAPLPVVFTAKPNTTPLAEPEGNGTVEALEVSVPAGVEVLERLSEQKKGVSLTEATVVVTGGRGLGSPEAFAAVEELAGALGAAVGATRAVVDAGWRPYSEQVGQTGKTVQPNLYLALAVSGAVQHQAGMNKSKYIAAVNKDPEAPIFKIADYGIVGDVHQVLPALIEAAKKLKD; from the coding sequence ATGATTCTTGTAGTCCTCGAGCACGACGGCCAGCGCCTGCGCAAGGGCGCGCTGGAAGCCATTAGCCGGGCCCGGCAGCTTAGCAGCCTGAGGCCCATTGCAGGGGTAGTAATCGGTGAAAACACCCAGACCGTGGCCCAGGAGGCCGCGCAGTATGTACCGGTGGTCTACGCCGCCGAGGTAGGGCCCTACACGCCTGAGAAATGGGCCGAGGCCGCCTACGTCGCAGTGCAGAAAAGCGGGGCCAGGGTGGTGATTGCCCCTGGGGGTCGCCAAAGCCGCACCTGGACGGCCCGCCTGGCCTACAAGATGAAGGCCGGGCTGCTGGAAGACACCCTGGAAACCAGCACCGACGGCCAACACATCATCGGCACCCGCTACAGCTTCCTTAACCGCGTTACCGAGCGGCAAAAGGCCCCCCTGCCGGTGGTCTTTACCGCCAAGCCCAACACCACCCCCCTGGCCGAGCCGGAGGGGAACGGCACGGTGGAGGCCCTCGAGGTGAGCGTTCCCGCTGGGGTAGAGGTGCTCGAGCGCCTGAGCGAACAAAAGAAAGGGGTCTCGCTGACTGAGGCTACCGTAGTGGTTACGGGCGGGCGCGGCCTGGGCAGCCCTGAGGCCTTCGCCGCCGTAGAAGAGCTGGCCGGGGCGCTGGGCGCGGCAGTAGGCGCGACCCGCGCGGTGGTGGACGCGGGCTGGCGGCCCTACAGCGAGCAGGTGGGCCAGACCGGCAAGACTGTACAGCCCAACCTTTACCTGGCCCTGGCGGTCTCGGGCGCGGTGCAGCACCAGGCCGGCATGAACAAGAGCAAGTACATCGCCGCAGTCAACAAAGACCCCGAGGCCCCCATCTTCAAGATCGCCGACTATGGCATTGTGGGCGACGTGCACCAGGTGTTGCCGGCGCTCATCGAAGCGGCCAAGAAGTTGAAGGATTAG
- the nth gene encoding endonuclease III: MLESLRARKRRALKVLSVMEQLYPQAATELQHTNPFELLVATVLSAQATDASVNKATPALFRRYPDAFTLAQATPEEVEPYIKTIGLYRSKARNLVLLARKLVERHGGQVPVDKAQLRELPGVGWKTATVVLGAAFGVPGIAVDTHLTRLARRLGLSQQKDPEKIGADLERLFPKEKWVFVHHALILFGRYRCTARKPRCEGCPLFDECLSKGAW; the protein is encoded by the coding sequence GTGCTCGAGTCTCTCCGGGCCAGGAAGAGGCGGGCCCTGAAGGTGCTCTCGGTCATGGAGCAGCTCTACCCCCAGGCCGCTACCGAACTACAGCACACCAACCCCTTCGAGCTGCTGGTAGCTACGGTGCTCTCGGCCCAGGCCACCGATGCCTCGGTGAACAAGGCCACCCCGGCCCTTTTCCGGCGCTACCCCGACGCTTTTACCCTGGCCCAGGCCACGCCCGAGGAAGTGGAGCCCTACATCAAGACCATTGGCCTGTACAGATCCAAAGCCAGGAACCTGGTGCTGCTGGCGCGCAAGCTGGTGGAGCGGCACGGGGGACAGGTGCCGGTGGACAAGGCCCAGCTACGCGAGCTACCCGGCGTGGGTTGGAAGACCGCCACGGTGGTGTTGGGGGCCGCGTTTGGCGTGCCGGGGATTGCGGTGGATACCCACCTCACCCGGCTGGCCCGGCGCCTTGGGCTGTCACAACAAAAAGACCCCGAGAAGATCGGGGCCGACCTCGAGCGCCTCTTCCCCAAAGAAAAGTGGGTGTTTGTCCACCACGCCCTGATTCTGTTTGGCCGCTACCGCTGTACGGCCCGCAAACCCCGTTGCGAAGGGTGCCCTCTTTTTGACGAATGCCTGAGCAAAGGGGCCTGGTAG
- a CDS encoding acyl-CoA dehydrogenase family protein, producing MPIDFSLTDEQKELQKLARRFAREQIAPIAAEYDAKEEVPWEVVEKLHEVGLLNAIIPEEYGGLGLGMLEEVIIGEELAWGCMGIYTIPMASDLGITPILLAGTHEQKQRFFKKLTEKPALAAFALSEPGNGSDAAALRTRAVREGDHYVLNGTKTWISNGGEAETVVVFATIAPELRHKGVIALVVEKGTPGFSAHKLHGKMGQRASGTYELVFEDCRVPAENLLGQEGDGFKIAMHTLDKTRIPVAAGSVGVARRALEEATKYAKEREAFGKPIADFQAIQFKLAEMLMGIETARAYTYYAAWLTDQGLPQAHAAAIAKAYASEMAFEAANQAIQIHGGFGYMHEYPVEKLLRDVKLNQIYEGTNEIQRLIIARHILSQ from the coding sequence ATGCCCATAGACTTTAGCCTGACCGACGAACAAAAAGAACTGCAAAAACTAGCCCGTCGCTTCGCCAGGGAGCAGATTGCCCCCATCGCAGCAGAGTACGACGCCAAAGAGGAGGTACCCTGGGAGGTAGTGGAAAAGCTCCACGAGGTGGGCCTCTTGAACGCCATCATCCCCGAAGAGTACGGGGGTTTGGGGCTGGGGATGCTCGAGGAGGTGATCATCGGCGAGGAGCTGGCCTGGGGCTGTATGGGCATCTACACCATCCCCATGGCCTCCGACCTGGGCATTACCCCCATCCTGCTGGCGGGAACGCACGAACAAAAGCAGCGCTTTTTCAAAAAACTCACCGAGAAGCCGGCCCTGGCGGCCTTTGCCCTCTCCGAGCCGGGCAACGGCTCCGACGCAGCAGCGCTGCGGACGCGGGCCGTGCGCGAGGGCGACCACTACGTGCTGAACGGCACCAAGACCTGGATATCCAACGGTGGCGAGGCTGAGACGGTGGTGGTTTTTGCGACCATCGCCCCTGAGCTGCGCCACAAAGGGGTAATTGCCCTGGTAGTGGAAAAGGGCACCCCCGGCTTTAGCGCCCACAAACTCCACGGCAAGATGGGCCAGCGGGCCAGCGGCACCTATGAGCTGGTCTTCGAGGACTGCCGGGTGCCTGCCGAGAACCTGCTGGGCCAGGAGGGCGACGGCTTCAAGATTGCCATGCACACCCTGGACAAAACCCGCATTCCGGTGGCGGCGGGCAGTGTGGGGGTGGCCCGGCGGGCCCTGGAAGAAGCCACCAAATACGCCAAAGAGCGCGAGGCCTTTGGCAAGCCCATTGCCGACTTCCAGGCCATCCAGTTCAAGCTGGCCGAGATGCTGATGGGCATCGAAACCGCCCGTGCTTATACCTACTACGCGGCCTGGCTCACCGACCAGGGGCTGCCCCAGGCCCACGCCGCCGCCATTGCCAAGGCCTACGCTTCGGAGATGGCCTTCGAGGCGGCCAACCAGGCTATACAGATCCACGGCGGCTTTGGCTACATGCACGAGTACCCGGTGGAGAAGCTCTTGCGCGACGTCAAGCTGAACCAGATTTACGAGGGCACCAACGAGATTCAGCGGCTGATCATCGCGCGGCATATATTGAGTCAATAG
- a CDS encoding type II toxin-antitoxin system VapC family toxin yields the protein MRYLLDTDTCIYIMNQKPEQVFRRVARLKPGDVGISSITFYELAFWIAKSAKAAQNRERLEGFIALVPVLPFDQKAADAAATIRLDLQKAGTPIGAYDLLIAAHASSLGLTLVTNNLREFLRVQGLRVENWLDEG from the coding sequence ATGCGCTATCTGCTCGATACCGATACCTGCATTTACATCATGAATCAAAAGCCCGAGCAGGTCTTCCGCAGGGTAGCCAGGCTAAAGCCCGGCGATGTGGGCATTTCCAGCATCACCTTTTACGAACTGGCCTTTTGGATTGCCAAGAGCGCTAAGGCTGCTCAAAACCGGGAGCGCCTCGAGGGGTTCATAGCCCTGGTGCCGGTTTTGCCTTTTGACCAGAAGGCCGCCGATGCTGCGGCCACCATCCGACTGGACTTACAAAAGGCGGGCACGCCCATTGGGGCTTACGACTTGCTGATCGCTGCCCATGCTTCAAGCCTGGGTCTTACCCTCGTCACCAACAACCTACGTGAGTTTTTACGGGTTCAAGGGCTTCGGGTAGAAAACTGGCTGGACGAGGGATAA
- a CDS encoding antitoxin, whose protein sequence is MPAIKTTKVFKSGNSQAVRLPKEFQFDVDEVEIFRRGDEVVLRKKARNLLPAFKLLAGIEGEFKREQPALQERDFSLWDKDE, encoded by the coding sequence GTGCCAGCAATTAAAACCACCAAAGTTTTCAAAAGCGGCAACTCCCAGGCGGTGCGGCTGCCCAAGGAGTTTCAGTTCGACGTGGACGAGGTGGAGATCTTCCGCCGGGGCGACGAGGTGGTGTTGCGCAAAAAGGCCCGGAATCTGCTGCCAGCATTCAAGCTGCTGGCCGGGATAGAAGGCGAGTTCAAGCGGGAACAGCCAGCCTTGCAAGAACGCGACTTTTCGCTTTGGGACAAGGATGAATAA
- a CDS encoding four helix bundle protein codes for MKQQRLFGAANSIAPNIAEGKGRRTDKDFCRFLYQARGSLLETVCSLHLAVELGFCNRPQFNPFTIKPAP; via the coding sequence ATTAAGCAGCAACGGCTTTTTGGAGCTGCCAACTCGATTGCGCCCAACATTGCTGAGGGAAAAGGGCGCCGTACCGACAAGGACTTCTGCCGCTTCCTGTACCAGGCTCGAGGTTCCCTACTCGAAACTGTTTGTTCGCTACACCTTGCCGTTGAGCTCGGCTTTTGCAACAGGCCGCAATTCAACCCCTTTACGATCAAGCCAGCACCTTAA
- a CDS encoding NADH:flavin oxidoreductase/NADH oxidase — translation MSLLFSPLKLRSVTLKNRIVMSPMCQYSAQAGHVTDWHLLHYPTRAVGGVGLIMVEATAVEQRGVISPDDLGIWSDEHVAGLQTLTRRIRDAGAVPGIQIAHAGRKAGTSSPWQGGKPLHQWTPVAPSAIPFGEGWAMPAELDAAGLDQVRQVFRQGAQRALQAGFRVLEIHMAHGYLLHSFLSPLTNRRSDAYGGSRENRMRFPLEVVEVVRAVWPEDLPLWVRVSASDWVEGGWDITDTVTFAEELQKRGVDLLDCSSGGAIPGVKIPVGPGYQVPFAAQVRLSTGLSTGAVGLLTEPLQTEAILQAGQADLILLGRVLLRDPYWPYRAAQALGTRVWPVQYERAF, via the coding sequence ATGAGCCTGCTCTTTAGCCCCCTGAAGCTGCGTTCGGTGACCCTCAAAAACCGCATCGTAATGTCGCCCATGTGCCAGTACTCGGCTCAAGCAGGGCACGTGACCGATTGGCACCTTTTGCACTACCCCACGCGGGCGGTTGGCGGGGTGGGCCTGATTATGGTGGAGGCCACCGCGGTGGAGCAGCGGGGGGTGATCAGCCCGGATGACCTGGGTATCTGGTCGGATGAGCACGTAGCGGGGCTGCAGACGCTAACCCGGCGCATCCGGGACGCAGGCGCCGTACCGGGCATCCAGATTGCTCATGCGGGACGCAAAGCCGGCACCTCGAGCCCCTGGCAGGGCGGGAAGCCCCTGCACCAATGGACGCCGGTGGCCCCCAGCGCCATTCCTTTTGGCGAGGGCTGGGCTATGCCAGCAGAACTCGATGCTGCGGGACTGGATCAGGTGCGGCAAGTCTTCCGACAAGGGGCCCAAAGGGCCTTGCAAGCGGGCTTTCGGGTACTGGAGATCCACATGGCCCACGGCTACTTGCTGCACTCTTTTCTCTCGCCCCTCACCAACCGCCGCAGCGACGCCTACGGGGGCAGCCGGGAGAACCGGATGCGCTTTCCCCTCGAGGTGGTGGAGGTGGTGCGGGCGGTCTGGCCCGAGGACTTGCCGCTTTGGGTGCGGGTCTCGGCCAGCGACTGGGTAGAGGGGGGCTGGGACATTACCGACACCGTGACGTTTGCGGAGGAACTGCAAAAACGCGGGGTGGATTTGCTGGACTGTTCTTCGGGTGGAGCCATTCCGGGCGTGAAAATTCCGGTGGGGCCCGGCTACCAGGTGCCCTTTGCGGCCCAGGTGCGCTTGTCCACAGGTTTATCCACAGGTGCGGTGGGCCTTCTGACCGAGCCCTTACAAACCGAGGCCATCCTTCAGGCCGGCCAGGCCGACCTGATTCTTTTGGGCCGGGTTTTGCTCCGCGACCCCTACTGGCCCTACCGCGCCGCGCAGGCCCTGGGCACCCGGGTCTGGCCGGTGCAGTACGAGCGGGCTTTTTGA
- the proS gene encoding proline--tRNA ligase, which produces MAKDKGLTPQSEDFNEWYNEVVLKADLVDYGPVRGTMVVKPYGYAIWENIQRELDRMFKETGHQNAYFPLFIPLSFLQKEAEHVEGFAPELAIVTQAGGEILEEPLAVRPTSETIIGHMWAKWIRTYRDLPQLLNQWNSVVRWELRTKLFLRTTEFLWQEGHTAHATQEEAEEEARRMAGVYATVLREWCAIPGWEGPKTESEKFAGAVYSISYEAMMRDGKALQSCTSHYLGQNFARAFDIQFQDKDQQNKYVHTTSWGFTTRVVGAIVMTHGDDKGLILPPRLAPIQVVIVPIYKAETREAVLPVAAQLAEQLKAAGLRVFLDDRDQYSPGFKFNEWELKGVPLRLELGPRDVEAGTAVLASRLGGKETVQISELLSLLPGRLEQFQQDLYQRALAFREAHTWEVDSYEVFKEKVEQGFVKAFHCGDAACEKQIKAETTATTRCIPYDELEAHGSCIRCGKPSAYGKRILFAKAY; this is translated from the coding sequence ATGGCGAAGGACAAAGGCCTCACTCCGCAATCAGAGGATTTCAACGAGTGGTACAACGAGGTAGTGCTCAAAGCCGACCTGGTGGACTACGGCCCGGTGCGCGGCACCATGGTGGTCAAACCCTACGGTTATGCCATCTGGGAAAACATCCAGCGCGAGCTCGACCGCATGTTCAAGGAAACCGGCCACCAAAACGCCTACTTCCCCCTCTTTATTCCCCTCAGCTTCTTGCAAAAAGAAGCCGAGCACGTCGAGGGCTTTGCCCCCGAGCTGGCCATCGTGACCCAGGCCGGGGGCGAGATCTTAGAAGAGCCCCTGGCAGTGCGCCCGACCTCCGAGACCATCATCGGGCACATGTGGGCCAAATGGATTCGCACCTACCGCGACCTCCCCCAACTGCTCAACCAGTGGAACAGCGTGGTGCGCTGGGAGTTGCGAACCAAGCTCTTTCTGCGCACCACCGAGTTCTTGTGGCAGGAGGGCCACACCGCCCACGCCACCCAGGAAGAAGCCGAGGAAGAAGCCCGCCGCATGGCCGGGGTGTACGCCACGGTGCTGCGCGAGTGGTGCGCCATTCCGGGCTGGGAAGGCCCCAAAACCGAGTCGGAGAAGTTTGCCGGGGCGGTCTACTCGATCAGCTACGAAGCCATGATGCGCGACGGCAAGGCCCTGCAATCGTGTACCTCGCACTACCTGGGCCAGAACTTCGCCAGGGCTTTTGATATCCAGTTTCAGGACAAAGACCAGCAGAACAAATACGTCCACACCACCTCCTGGGGCTTTACCACCCGGGTGGTGGGGGCCATCGTGATGACCCACGGCGACGACAAGGGTCTGATTCTGCCCCCCCGGCTGGCCCCCATCCAGGTGGTGATCGTGCCCATCTACAAGGCCGAGACCCGCGAGGCCGTGCTGCCTGTGGCAGCGCAACTGGCCGAGCAGCTCAAGGCGGCGGGCCTCCGGGTTTTCCTAGATGACCGCGACCAGTACAGCCCCGGCTTCAAGTTCAACGAGTGGGAGCTGAAGGGGGTGCCGCTGCGCCTCGAGCTCGGCCCGCGCGATGTGGAGGCGGGAACTGCTGTACTGGCCAGCCGTCTAGGGGGCAAGGAGACCGTGCAGATTTCCGAGTTGTTGAGTCTGCTGCCGGGCCGGCTCGAGCAGTTCCAGCAAGACCTCTACCAGCGGGCTCTGGCCTTCCGCGAGGCCCACACCTGGGAAGTGGACAGCTACGAGGTGTTCAAGGAAAAGGTCGAGCAGGGCTTTGTGAAGGCCTTCCACTGCGGCGATGCGGCCTGCGAAAAGCAGATCAAGGCCGAGACCACCGCCACCACCCGCTGCATCCCCTACGACGAACTCGAGGCCCATGGTAGTTGCATCCGCTGCGGAAAGCCCAGCGCCTATGGCAAGCGGATTCTCTTTGCCAAGGCGTACTAG
- a CDS encoding S8 family serine peptidase, whose translation MRRLLLLIGAAALLAACGGLRSGQQPSPEVIGSLPPVPTGQMVDETPSRWFVELSGGAVADGISLQSIQAQHALFRQAAQAAGIKIQYAYTQLFNGFSVEVPGNNRKLLYTLPGVEGVYPIGTYKLPPREPANPDLASAITQTGADIAQNDLGLTGRGVKVGIIDSGIDLEHPAFAGRIVDGYDFVGDAYDASDPAKSTPVPDPNPDDCDGHGTHVAGIVGGKDSQITGVAPGVKFGAYKVFGCEGSTGDDVILAALERAETAGMDVVNMSLGSPFGWTVLGKALTKMVKRGTVVVASAGNNGNLGLFATGDPAATEGVISVASFDNISVNAQKAIVNATGNPLGYLVLGGAEAPPTSGTSAEVVWIGRACNADALLTNPMGKVALIERGACTFNEKYQKAVAAGAVGVIIHNNTVGLFAGGGVAGVAGKFGISISQADGLALRALTTPTTLTWTPDTTLVANPTGNLISSFSSWGLSQDLELKPDLGAPGGLIRSAVPLEQGGYAILSGTSMSSPHVAGAVALLLEGNPAFWREQRPSEVRKYLQNTAIPKPFALAPASGFPETSYREGAGMIDIVAAVQNRVTVTPSAISFAAKAGPHTQRLVLKNRSNVPVIYQPVHLAGPSAQGSIYAPSFTTAVATVSFSHTQITVPAGGEAILTVTITPPAGLPDKGLYGGYVLLKPVGAGVQMNVPYVGMQGGYRAVQVLTPTAFGFPLLAKLNAAGTGYDLLPSGGTFTLQGNDVPQLLVHFEHGAQVYELVILDAATGAPIHPKLNRADYSEYTGRNSSANGFFALPWDGTRITKYQKEDIYGNKIPVPSEFQAVPDGSYKLQIRVLKPTGKVQNPADWETWTSPVITIDRP comes from the coding sequence GTGCGTAGATTGCTATTACTTATCGGTGCAGCCGCTTTGCTGGCGGCCTGCGGCGGTCTCAGGTCGGGCCAGCAGCCCAGCCCGGAGGTTATCGGTAGTTTGCCTCCGGTGCCTACCGGCCAGATGGTAGATGAAACCCCCAGCCGCTGGTTTGTGGAGCTATCGGGTGGGGCAGTAGCCGATGGCATCAGCCTGCAAAGCATACAGGCGCAACACGCTCTTTTCCGCCAGGCCGCCCAGGCCGCCGGGATCAAGATCCAGTACGCCTACACCCAGCTTTTCAACGGCTTCTCGGTAGAGGTTCCGGGCAACAACCGCAAGCTGCTCTATACCCTGCCGGGGGTTGAGGGAGTCTATCCCATCGGCACCTACAAACTACCCCCGCGGGAGCCTGCCAACCCCGACCTGGCCAGCGCCATCACCCAGACCGGGGCCGACATCGCCCAAAACGACCTGGGTCTTACCGGTCGGGGCGTAAAAGTGGGCATTATCGACTCGGGGATTGACCTAGAGCACCCGGCTTTTGCGGGGCGCATTGTGGACGGCTACGACTTTGTGGGCGACGCCTACGACGCCTCCGATCCGGCCAAGTCTACCCCTGTGCCCGACCCCAACCCCGACGACTGCGACGGCCATGGCACCCACGTGGCGGGCATTGTGGGGGGCAAGGATAGCCAGATTACCGGGGTGGCTCCTGGGGTCAAGTTCGGTGCCTACAAGGTGTTCGGCTGCGAAGGCTCTACCGGCGACGACGTAATCCTGGCGGCCCTCGAGCGGGCCGAGACCGCCGGTATGGACGTGGTCAACATGAGCCTGGGCTCGCCCTTCGGCTGGACCGTACTGGGCAAAGCCCTCACCAAAATGGTCAAGCGCGGTACCGTGGTGGTGGCCTCTGCCGGCAACAACGGCAACCTGGGCCTCTTCGCCACCGGTGACCCGGCGGCTACCGAGGGGGTCATCAGCGTGGCCTCCTTCGACAACATCAGCGTCAATGCTCAAAAGGCCATCGTGAACGCCACCGGCAACCCCCTAGGCTATCTGGTGCTGGGTGGGGCCGAAGCACCCCCCACCAGCGGCACCAGCGCCGAGGTGGTCTGGATCGGCCGGGCCTGCAACGCCGATGCCCTCCTGACCAACCCCATGGGCAAGGTGGCCCTGATCGAGCGGGGAGCTTGCACCTTCAACGAGAAGTACCAGAAAGCCGTGGCCGCCGGCGCGGTCGGGGTCATCATCCACAACAATACCGTCGGCCTCTTCGCCGGGGGCGGGGTAGCAGGTGTGGCCGGCAAGTTCGGCATCAGCATCTCGCAAGCCGACGGCCTGGCCCTGCGGGCCCTCACCACTCCTACCACCCTGACCTGGACGCCCGATACCACCCTGGTCGCCAACCCCACCGGCAACCTCATCTCCAGCTTCAGCTCCTGGGGGCTGAGCCAGGACCTCGAGCTCAAGCCCGACCTGGGCGCCCCCGGCGGCCTGATTCGCTCCGCGGTGCCGCTGGAGCAAGGGGGCTACGCCATCCTGAGCGGTACCTCCATGTCCTCGCCCCATGTGGCCGGCGCAGTGGCCCTGCTGCTGGAGGGCAACCCGGCTTTCTGGCGCGAGCAGCGGCCCAGTGAGGTACGCAAGTACCTGCAAAACACCGCCATACCCAAGCCCTTTGCCCTGGCCCCCGCCAGCGGCTTCCCCGAGACCAGCTACCGCGAGGGCGCGGGCATGATTGACATCGTGGCAGCGGTGCAGAACCGGGTGACCGTGACCCCCTCGGCCATCTCCTTTGCGGCCAAGGCCGGGCCCCACACCCAGCGGCTGGTGCTCAAGAACCGCAGCAACGTGCCCGTCATCTACCAGCCGGTGCACTTGGCGGGGCCCTCGGCGCAGGGCAGCATCTACGCCCCCAGCTTCACCACTGCGGTGGCCACGGTGAGCTTCAGCCACACCCAGATCACCGTGCCGGCCGGGGGCGAGGCCATCCTCACCGTGACCATCACCCCCCCCGCAGGGCTACCGGACAAGGGGCTCTACGGCGGTTACGTACTGCTGAAACCCGTAGGGGCCGGCGTTCAGATGAACGTGCCCTACGTGGGCATGCAGGGTGGCTACCGGGCAGTGCAGGTTTTGACGCCGACGGCTTTTGGATTCCCCTTGCTGGCCAAACTGAACGCAGCCGGCACCGGCTACGACCTCCTGCCCAGCGGCGGCACTTTCACCCTTCAGGGCAACGATGTGCCGCAGCTTCTGGTGCACTTTGAGCATGGGGCCCAGGTATACGAGCTGGTAATCCTGGATGCTGCTACCGGCGCCCCCATCCACCCCAAGCTCAACCGGGCCGACTACAGTGAGTACACGGGCCGCAACTCCAGCGCCAACGGCTTCTTCGCTCTTCCCTGGGACGGTACCCGCATCACCAAGTACCAGAAAGAAGATATCTACGGTAACAAGATTCCGGTACCCAGCGAGTTCCAGGCGGTGCCCGACGGCAGCTACAAACTTCAGATTCGGGTGCTGAAGCCCACCGGTAAGGTACAAAACCCCGCCGACTGGGAAACCTGGACTTCGCCCGTAATCACCATCGACCGCCCATAA
- a CDS encoding electron transfer flavoprotein subunit beta/FixA family protein: MKFIAVIRQVPDGESRLKIEGGKVDLNGVTMILDQMDEWAVEEVIRLQEKHGGESVVVALGPERFEEAIRTALAMGIDRAVHLVAEGYTDPITQAELLAETLRAEAPTLVFTGGQQADWDSQALGPALAEALGWPVVSWTTQIELEGETHAKAKHDLDEGAEVVRVTLPAVFTSQQGLNEPRYPTLPGIMKAKRKELKKVPVSASSKVEVLEQTIQERTRLNKLIDGKDPVAAAHELVRLLHEEAKVI, from the coding sequence ATGAAATTCATAGCAGTCATCCGACAAGTACCCGACGGCGAGTCCCGCCTCAAGATCGAGGGGGGCAAGGTAGACCTCAACGGGGTCACGATGATCCTCGATCAGATGGACGAATGGGCGGTGGAGGAGGTCATAAGGCTTCAGGAAAAACACGGTGGTGAGAGTGTGGTGGTGGCCCTGGGCCCCGAGCGTTTCGAGGAGGCCATCCGCACTGCGCTGGCCATGGGCATAGACCGGGCCGTTCACCTGGTGGCCGAGGGCTACACCGACCCCATTACCCAGGCCGAGCTCCTGGCCGAGACCCTGCGAGCCGAAGCCCCCACCCTGGTTTTTACCGGCGGGCAACAGGCCGACTGGGACTCCCAGGCGCTGGGGCCGGCCCTGGCCGAAGCGCTGGGCTGGCCGGTGGTGAGCTGGACAACCCAGATCGAACTGGAAGGCGAGACCCACGCCAAGGCCAAACACGACCTCGACGAGGGCGCCGAGGTAGTGCGGGTGACCCTGCCGGCGGTCTTCACCAGCCAGCAGGGCCTCAACGAGCCGCGCTACCCCACCCTGCCGGGCATCATGAAGGCCAAGCGCAAGGAGCTGAAGAAGGTGCCCGTGAGCGCCTCGAGCAAGGTCGAGGTGCTGGAGCAGACCATCCAGGAGCGCACCCGGCTCAACAAGCTAATCGACGGTAAAGACCCCGTGGCCGCCGCGCACGAGCTGGTGCGGCTCTTGCACGAAGAAGCAAAGGTGATTTAG